The proteins below come from a single Pseudarthrobacter sp. SSS035 genomic window:
- a CDS encoding 3-oxoacid CoA-transferase subunit B, translating into MSAQTNSQASIQTSERPLGRDQLAELVARDIAPGSFVNLGIGQPTLVSNYLKPEQNITLHTENGMLGMGPAAEGDDIDGDLINAGKIPVTELPGASYFHHADSFAIMRGGHLDICVLGAFQVSATGDLANWHTGAPDAIPAVGGAMDLATGAKDVFVMMTLLTREGASKIVEACTYPLTGVGCVTRVYTDKAVFLTGPDGVTVRETFGCTFEELQDLVAVPLKSAAAVVG; encoded by the coding sequence ATGAGCGCACAGACCAACAGCCAGGCCAGTATTCAGACGTCCGAGAGGCCCCTGGGCCGCGACCAGCTCGCCGAACTCGTGGCCCGCGACATCGCGCCCGGCTCGTTCGTGAACCTCGGCATCGGCCAGCCCACCCTGGTCTCCAACTACCTCAAGCCGGAGCAGAACATCACGCTCCACACGGAGAACGGCATGCTGGGCATGGGCCCAGCGGCTGAAGGGGACGACATCGACGGCGACCTCATCAACGCCGGCAAGATCCCGGTCACGGAGCTGCCGGGGGCCTCCTACTTCCACCACGCGGACTCGTTCGCGATCATGCGCGGCGGCCACCTGGACATCTGCGTGCTCGGCGCGTTCCAGGTCTCGGCAACCGGCGACCTCGCCAACTGGCACACCGGCGCCCCTGACGCCATCCCCGCTGTGGGCGGCGCGATGGACCTCGCCACCGGCGCCAAGGACGTGTTTGTGATGATGACGCTCCTGACCCGCGAGGGTGCGTCGAAGATCGTGGAGGCGTGCACGTACCCGCTCACCGGCGTCGGCTGCGTGACGCGCGTGTACACGGACAAGGCCGTCTTCCTCACCGGGCCCGACGGCGTCACTGTCCGTGAGACGTTCGGCTGTACCTTCGAGGAACTCCAGGACCTGGTAGCCGTCCCGCTCAAGTCAGCCGCCGCCGTCGTTGGTTGA
- a CDS encoding 3-oxoacid CoA-transferase subunit A, with amino-acid sequence MLTFVDSVNEAVSGIKDGSTVMIGGFGNAGQPFELIDALMDCGAKDLTVVNNNAGQGDQGLALLIKEGRVKKMICSFPRQSDSWHFDAKYHAGEIELELVPQGNLAERIRAAGAGIGGFFTPTGYGTMLAEGKETRIIDGRGQVFETPIHADVALIKALKADGVGNLVYRKTARNFGPIMAAAAQHTVVQVSEIVPTGGLDPENVVTPGIYVNSIVKVA; translated from the coding sequence ATGCTGACATTTGTTGATTCCGTAAACGAGGCCGTGTCCGGCATCAAGGACGGCTCCACCGTGATGATCGGCGGGTTCGGCAACGCCGGCCAACCGTTCGAACTCATCGACGCGCTGATGGACTGCGGCGCCAAGGACCTGACCGTGGTGAACAACAACGCCGGCCAGGGCGACCAGGGCCTGGCGCTGCTGATCAAGGAAGGCCGGGTGAAGAAGATGATCTGCTCCTTCCCGCGGCAGTCCGATTCCTGGCACTTCGACGCCAAATACCACGCTGGCGAGATCGAGCTGGAGCTCGTGCCGCAGGGCAACCTGGCCGAGCGGATCCGCGCCGCCGGTGCCGGCATCGGCGGCTTCTTCACGCCCACCGGCTACGGCACCATGCTGGCCGAGGGCAAGGAAACCCGCATCATCGACGGCCGCGGCCAGGTTTTTGAAACCCCCATCCACGCAGACGTGGCGCTGATCAAGGCGCTGAAGGCCGACGGCGTGGGGAACCTTGTTTACCGCAAGACCGCGCGGAACTTCGGCCCCATTATGGCTGCTGCCGCGCAGCACACGGTGGTCCAGGTGTCCGAGATTGTCCCCACCGGCGGGCTCGATCCCGAAAACGTCGTGACCCCCGGCATCTACGTCAACAGCATCGTGAAGGTGGCCTGA
- a CDS encoding IclR family transcriptional regulator C-terminal domain-containing protein, whose protein sequence is MTNAPADSRAAPHASDHYVQSLARGLAVIRAFDTDHPVMTLTEVAARTDLTRATARRFLHTLVELDYVRTDGKTFALTAKVLQLGYAYLSGLSLPQLAQPHLEELSLKLGESTSAAVLDGTDIAYIARVTTRRIMNVGITVGTRFPAYATSMGRVLLAALPPAGLKDYLAAAEIKPLTPHALGTVPELLAVLDTVRAQGWCLLDQELEIGLMSVAAPVYDGPTKVVAAVNVSLQAQSVAAQPDPEAYLAAVTREIVATAKLVSADLTARR, encoded by the coding sequence ATGACCAACGCACCTGCAGACTCACGGGCCGCCCCGCATGCGAGTGACCACTACGTGCAGTCGCTGGCGCGCGGGCTGGCCGTGATCCGCGCCTTTGATACCGACCACCCGGTCATGACCCTCACCGAGGTGGCGGCACGGACGGACCTGACAAGAGCCACAGCCAGGCGCTTCCTGCACACCCTCGTGGAGCTGGACTACGTACGGACCGACGGCAAGACGTTTGCGCTGACGGCCAAGGTCCTGCAGCTCGGCTACGCCTACCTCAGCGGTCTGTCCCTGCCGCAGCTGGCCCAGCCCCACCTGGAGGAACTGTCCCTCAAGCTGGGCGAATCCACGTCGGCGGCGGTGCTGGACGGTACGGACATCGCCTACATCGCAAGGGTGACCACGCGCCGCATCATGAACGTCGGCATCACCGTGGGCACCCGCTTCCCGGCTTACGCTACGTCCATGGGCAGGGTGCTGCTCGCGGCCCTGCCGCCCGCCGGACTCAAGGACTACCTGGCTGCGGCCGAGATCAAACCGCTGACGCCGCACGCGCTGGGCACAGTCCCCGAGCTGTTGGCGGTGCTGGACACGGTCCGGGCCCAAGGCTGGTGCCTGCTGGACCAGGAGCTTGAGATCGGGCTGATGTCCGTTGCCGCTCCCGTGTACGACGGGCCAACCAAAGTGGTGGCCGCGGTGAACGTGTCCCTCCAGGCCCAATCGGTGGCGGCCCAGCCGGACCCGGAAGCGTATCTGGCCGCCGTGACCCGGGAAATCGTGGCTACCGCGAAGCTCGTCTCGGCGGACCTGACCGCACGGCGCTGA
- a CDS encoding Re/Si-specific NAD(P)(+) transhydrogenase subunit alpha produces MKLGIPRERHEGERRVAATPETVKQLAGLGLDILIEAGAGAAAGHSDHDYADAGARIVEDLDPGELNVLVHVRPLEPPTAAALKRGAVTVGLASPSSELATVQALVEAGVTAFALELVPRISRAQSMDALSSQALVAGYRCVLEAAIRLPRFFPLYMTAAGTVPPARVLVLGAGVAGLQAIGTAKRLGARVSANDIRPASADEVASMGGTFIRLDLETAEASGGYARELSADRGALQRELLAPHVAVADVLITTAAVPGRRAPLLVSRQMVQGMRPGSVVVDLAAESGGNVEGAVPGEDILVPTADGQGYVTLVGLKDAPSAMAQDASRLYAKNVANLLALMVRDGTVAPDFDDDVIACACLTHDGAVRHLPTAEALAALDPALPDHAPRVHDDLVRNDGIRIERLQHDKVQNEGGI; encoded by the coding sequence TTGAAACTGGGCATACCGCGGGAACGTCATGAGGGTGAGCGGCGTGTGGCCGCCACGCCGGAAACGGTCAAGCAGCTGGCGGGGCTTGGCCTGGACATCCTGATCGAGGCAGGAGCAGGGGCCGCCGCCGGCCACTCGGACCACGATTACGCGGACGCCGGCGCCCGCATCGTCGAGGACCTGGATCCCGGCGAACTGAACGTCCTGGTCCACGTCCGCCCGCTGGAACCCCCGACGGCGGCAGCCCTGAAGAGGGGCGCCGTCACGGTTGGCCTGGCCTCGCCGTCGTCCGAACTCGCCACCGTACAGGCGCTCGTGGAGGCCGGCGTCACCGCCTTCGCCCTGGAACTGGTGCCCCGCATCTCGCGCGCACAGTCCATGGATGCGCTCAGCTCCCAGGCCCTGGTGGCCGGCTACCGCTGCGTGCTCGAAGCCGCCATCCGGCTCCCGCGCTTTTTCCCGCTGTACATGACTGCCGCCGGCACTGTCCCGCCCGCCCGGGTGCTGGTGCTGGGCGCCGGGGTTGCCGGGCTGCAGGCCATCGGCACCGCAAAACGGCTGGGGGCCCGGGTCTCCGCCAACGACATCCGGCCCGCCTCCGCTGACGAGGTCGCGTCGATGGGCGGCACGTTCATCAGGCTGGATCTGGAAACGGCGGAGGCATCGGGTGGCTACGCCCGCGAACTCAGTGCCGACCGCGGCGCCCTCCAGCGAGAACTCCTCGCCCCGCACGTCGCCGTGGCGGATGTCCTGATTACGACGGCGGCCGTCCCGGGCAGGCGCGCACCGCTCCTCGTGAGCCGCCAAATGGTGCAGGGCATGCGCCCCGGCTCCGTCGTCGTCGACCTCGCCGCGGAATCCGGCGGCAACGTTGAGGGCGCTGTTCCCGGCGAGGACATCCTGGTCCCGACCGCCGACGGGCAGGGCTACGTCACCCTGGTGGGGCTGAAGGACGCACCGTCCGCGATGGCGCAGGACGCGTCCCGACTGTATGCCAAGAACGTGGCCAACCTGCTCGCCCTGATGGTCCGGGACGGCACCGTTGCCCCCGATTTCGACGACGACGTGATCGCCTGCGCGTGCCTCACGCACGACGGCGCGGTGCGGCACCTGCCCACGGCCGAGGCCCTGGCGGCACTTGACCCCGCCCTGCCCGACCATGCGCCCCGGGTCCACGACGATCTGGTCCGGAACGACGGGATCCGGATCGAGCGGCTCCAGCACGACAAGGTCCAGAACGAGGGGGGAATCTGA
- a CDS encoding NAD(P) transhydrogenase subunit alpha, producing MDGMSLLTVTVLAVFVGFEVVSKVSSTLHTPLMSGANAIHGIILVGAIIVAGQAADPWILAVALLAVVLATANLVGGFVVTDRMLHMFRARKDVVRQEAPAKEATGREDAK from the coding sequence ATGGACGGCATGAGTCTGCTGACGGTCACCGTGCTGGCGGTGTTTGTGGGCTTCGAAGTGGTTTCCAAGGTCTCCAGCACCCTGCACACGCCGTTGATGTCCGGCGCGAACGCCATCCACGGCATCATCCTGGTGGGCGCCATCATCGTGGCGGGCCAGGCCGCGGACCCTTGGATCCTGGCCGTGGCGCTGCTCGCCGTGGTGCTGGCCACCGCCAACCTGGTGGGCGGCTTTGTGGTGACGGACCGGATGCTGCATATGTTCCGTGCCCGGAAAGACGTGGTCCGCCAGGAAGCCCCGGCTAAGGAAGCCACCGGCAGGGAGGACGCAAAGTGA